The following nucleotide sequence is from Aptenodytes patagonicus chromosome 23, bAptPat1.pri.cur, whole genome shotgun sequence.
caagctacGTAACATTGTATGCATTTAATCACACTAGTAATAACTGGTATATGACAGTAAATGCTTTAAGTACACTATTTTACAAAATAGAGTTTGGCTTATGGTTCATTTGCTTCCCTTGTGCAACTCCTGATAGTATCATCCGGAGCTCAGAAAATGTCCCTTTGAAAATAGAATACCTTTGAAATGatctctttctcatttttcctttgagaaatgAACATTTCCCTTCGGGCTTCACGCTAGCAACTGAAGTGCAGAATTGACTTTGTATTCACCTGTGAGATCACTGAGGTGTGGTCTGAAAAGCACCGCGGCATTTCAGACTTAGTGATTTTTAAATCACCGTGGTGCCCACACTTTCTAACCAGGGCCACACATCTTTGCATCTTTGTTCCACGGCAGGAGATAGCCACGGTGCTTTTTCTGACACGGTTTGTACACAGGGCAGTCTGCACATGCCCGGACAGCGGGCACGGGTGCCACCTGCTTCCCGGCAGTGCTAGGAACAGCTGGGAATGATCACGCACACCAGGCTTCAGCAATTGCTTCCAACTAACTTCTTTTCCCCAAGGTCCATAAACCTTTCATCCTATGCAATCAGACAGATAGCTCATACAACAAGGAGCGACTTCTCTGCTCCAGGAGAGTTGGAGACCAGGAAAGGGCTGCCACAGCTGATCTGTTCTGCAGCCTATTCCCAAAGGCCTCCAGGAAAGACgctgccaggagcaggctgggcaAATTCTCCTAGCCGGCAGCAAGTGGCCTCTGGGCTGTAGACAGAGCATCCTCCTCTTTGCTATTTGCAAGTCTGGCCTGTGACTCGAAGCTAACCTACAGCATTTGGTACTTGGACTGTAGCCAGCTCAACTGTGTGGATTGTTACCCTTATTTTGTGGTAATAAGCTTCTGGTTGCTCGGGCATGCATTGTTTACTGAGAAAAGCATTCCTGGTTTTATATGCATAGAGTAAGTATTCTCAGATGCAACACAGGTAACATTAAGCACAATAAGCAACCATAGAAGAAGCCACAAACTACTTTAGCAGTCCTGCTCATGCTCTTTGGGACTTTCCCAGCTCTGGAGTACCTTGTAAGCACTTTGGAGTGCCTAAGCCTTCAGGGTCCaggaaaaaagcagctgcagaggaaTCCCAGACAgttagagctgctgctgccaagcaCTGACAGTCGCTACCAAATCCACCAAAACACAGCTGATCCAGGAATGTGCCTCTGGAGTACCCAGGGAAACTGTCTAGGTAAAGTGACACAGTATCCAACACCAGGAGCTGTCACAGAAGTAGCAGCTTATCAAACACCTAATACTAGATGTCTCCTTTGTTTAAATCTGTGACTCAAGACTGCCTGCCCTGCACAACAGATCAGTCCTTTGTCCTGCCAAGGATGGCTAGGTTGACTCTGGGGTAGAGAGAGCAAGTGAAATTTTGGTATATGTGATGAAAATGGGTGACTGGTCCTAGGAAGAGAAGTTCTCAGATAGTATAGGGCAAGTTTGAAAACTATTTCCCATAAGGAAGTAGCCCAGGCAGGGCTTGGCTTTGATCAGACTGTCTAAGATCTCAAGCAAAGAAGCTAGAATTCTGGGTCTCAGTCAGAAAAGGAGATTAATTACAGTCCCTGGAGTGACAGAATTATAGATTTGTGGTTCTTCTGTGCTGATCCATCTCCGGTAGACTCATTCCACAAATTGGAGAAAACATTCCCTccctcaaatgaaaaaaaaaaaacacctttttttttttaaattaaaaatcatcaGTCCAGGAATACAGGACTTAGTATCATCAGTCCAGGAATACACAAGCTTAGTATCTTGTGTGTAGCAGTGGTCAGAGCCAAGtccttcagaagaaaatacaaacaacAGAATTATGTGAGCATCTGCCTCCAGAGGAAGCCTGTCCCTACCTCCCATTGTTTCCTATTGGCCTTCAACTTGAAGTGTAAGACTTTATATTCCTTGGAAGTGTTTATTCCGGCTAAtttaatcacagaaaatatttttatgattctTGCAATTTTTGAAGAGTCATGCTAAGGTTTAAGCCTCAACAATAGCACGTGGCCCAGCATTTGGTGTATAAATGGGACATTgcacacaaatattttctaatgGAAGCAGCATTGTGCTTGTTTACCTGTCCCTGGTGTATTTTCCTATTGCTCTGTCAACTCTATCCTTCAGTCTTACCTGGATGCCTGAAGGTCAGCTCAAGAATGCCGTTCGTTCAGTCTTGGGAAGAGCTCTCCATAAGGCTTCTACAGCACGGCTCACCCCAAAACTGGTGAATTCACAACCTGGCGATAGCAAAGATATCTTCCAAATGCTTCATCATGGCTTTTTGGTAGATTAGTGGCCCTCACTTTTTGAGGTGCTACCTTCATTCTGGATTCAGTGCCCAATTCTCATCACACATCTCATCATCACATCTGTGGCTCATTTGCCACAGATACCGCTCCAGTGGAGTTACTGCAGCTTTGCAGTGCTGACCATAAAAGCAGAGTGAGGCTCCTGACCGTATCTCTCTGGGTGCATCATTAAGTTTATTCTGGCAATTAAAGCACCTCTGTTTCCTTGACATAAAGGGTCCTTTCTCTTTAGTACAGAAGTTAGTTCAGACACATGCCTTAATACTGCATCTCTTGACCTTTTTGAGTGATCCTTTCATTTCTACTTTAGTTACAGCCTCCAAAAGTATTTCACTAGAAGACTGAATGCAGAAAACGTGAAGCATATATGTCAGTTCCCTTTGAGGTTGAACACCAGACTACCCTAAGCAGAGAGTCTGCCTCGAAATCTTCAGATAAGACAATGCATCTTTGAGAAAGTCCTCCAAAACCAGTACAACAGACTTTTCCCTCCCCACAAAACCTCTCTGGAATATTATGCATCTTTATGTCTCTCTTgatcccttttaaaaaaatcctgaggTTTGGCTTCATTTCATTTGTACAGCGCTTAGCTGTTGTAGTTTTAAAATGCTCAGTGTTCCATTTCCAAAAAAGATAATTTGAAAAGAAGGCTCCCTTTTCCCTCAAATGtatctttcttcaaaaaaaaaaattctgtatcaGAACCTCAGTGCTAGAAGTTGTAAGAAAGAGTTGAGTGGGAGGGCTTCTTGTGGTGTGAATAATCACAAGTGATTAAAATTAAGCTGACCAGGAAGATAACTAGCTAATCTAACAATTCCTATGTGGCTGGTGTTACGTGAAGTGTTTCTggacagcaggagtctccagacGGCTGGTGAGCAGTCACACGGTCTGGAACGCTCGGCTTTGGGCAGGCACCATGACCAGCGTCGCACCCATTTTCATCAGGTTAGTGTAGTCGACTTTCTTTGGctcaatttcttttccttccgtCTCCCTCTGGCTGTACTGGGGAGGAGTTAGATGGGGAGTAGCTTCCGTTGACAAAGTCCGTTGACTGCGAGAGGCACTGTTGGCTGTCGACCTGGTTGAGGAGGAACCTGAGCGTGAGCTCCTGGAACCAGAGGAAGAGGAACTGGGCTTGACGAGATGGGCCTTGGGTGCCTCTGCATCTTCTCTGCAATCAAACAGATGACAGGGCTCAAATACCATGAGAACAGAAACGCTTATACATTTTACCAGACTGAATTGCTGCTGCAATAAGCAGTTGCTTATTGAAGCTGCAAATCACCAGGGCATGTTTGTCCAGCAGTTTGAGCAAGGTACAGGGTTTTCTGAATTCTGTGCTACATAACTTTGTGGACTGAACTCCCTGTTGCTCTGCGGAGCTATTGATCAAATGGATTTAGAATACATGCTGCACACGACTGGCTCTTTGTGTGCGGCTTTGAGGTCTGTGGAATGAATGCCAATTGTCAGTGCAAACAGTTCAGATAGAACTGTCTGCTCTGTAATTCTTACTCATAATGACAGATCACCTACACAGGACTAGCTGAGACCAGTtcttctagttaaaaaaaaaatgcggGTATAGTGAAAGAAGTGAAAGAAGTGCAAGAACTGGGcccagagagaaagagagagaaagagagaagaggtaACAGTCATGCGTGAAAAGGTGATACAAGAGGCTGAAGctcaaactaaaaataaaaaggcaagcaagatttgaaagcaaagacaacaggaaaaagggaagggaagaaatcaGCAGAGACTACCTTCTTGCTGGCAACCTGACCATCAGGCAGAGTAATCAGCTGCTGAATGGATTATAGAGATGCCTAGTGGTACATAGATGTCATACGAGGGCAGGCAGTCTTTCACAAATAGAAATAAGGATGGAACAAGGCAAGGGGTTTCTTCAAGGGCAGGAGCAGCTAAAACTCATTCCTGGAAATATCTTTTTCCAGCGCTTTCCTTCCTGAGAAGTTTAGGCTTGATTGGCTAGAGACCAATCTCTGCTTAGGGGACTTAAGTGGCAGACCTCACATGCATGTAACAGATGCGTTCAAAGAACATGCGTCAGCATTCTTGGTACACCCGCTCAGGGCGAGGCTTCTCAACTCTGCATACAGCAGCTCAGGGGATTTTTCACCCTGAGCTAAATCCAGAAGCACAGTTGCTCAAAAGACTCAAGACTGTGAGAACCTGCCTGCCTCATAGCTTTGCCAACAGAAATTgcaattgaaaagaaaaacaaacaaaccaaccaaacctcTCAGAACCACAATGGACAAGTGGGTTGAATTTAGTACTGGAGAGGATTatgcaaatgctttaaaatgctgaaattgcAAGCGTGAGAGAGAATATTTTGTTGAGTTTTACGCTGATTtgtcctgggggaaaaaaaagacattttaatctattttctgGAAAGTCTTCACAAAGATGATTCTCACAGTCAAGAAATTTGTCACTGGTATTTCAGGGagactttaaaagctttttagaaCAACCTTTTAAGACACTAATACCTAGGTTACTTAAAACCGTAGTGAAAAGATGTGTAAAACTGAAAGAAGggagggtgggaggtgggggaTTAAATAAAAGGCGTTACCTGATTTCATTTggtgcctcctcttcctcatatctcttcttttctttcctccttattGTCAGCCTCACCACCAGGAAAAGCAGGGAAAGTCCCACCACCACaccacaaactgctccagtgatCATGCCGATATTTTGTGCATCTGTTGTCCAGAAAACAAATGAGTTAGTTGGTAAACTCTCACTAGGGTCATACAGTCAGATTCCAGTCCACACTACAACTTATAGCACCAGGTATAAATCAGAACAGAATGTATTAGTCTACTTATTTAGGCGTGTCTCAACACAGAAGTTGAACCAGTTTATCTTCAGGCATTGGTTCTAAACCTGAGCTAACAGTGAGAAAAGTATTCACCTCTGGAAGGGTGGGATCACAAGCGCTATGCCTGCAGCTATGCATCAGAAttgaaatgaggaggaaaaatcCTCTCATAGGAGCACAGAACCACAGAAAGTACAGAGACAGACAGGACAACCCACACGCGAAACAAAGCACCAAGCAGTTTCCTAGAGGCAGAAGAGTGTTTGAACAACGAATGTTTCCccatgaggattttttttccccttcaactCACCCTGAAATTATTACAATCCACTTGCAGAATGAATTATtcaattggggaaaaaagtgacctGAGGGGGGTAGGGacgaagaaggaaaggaagaccaTACTGTGCAGGTGCAAGGCATTTTTCATCCAAAATAACTAAGTGAATGAGAGAACACTTCCTAGTGTATATGGGCCCTTAGTTGATACTTTATGACAACTTCTTTTGATAAGAGCAGTTAGGTTGGGTTTGGCTGAAAGTTGTTTCCTTAAGGCTCGTCCCTAAGGAGGGTTTAGCAAACCAAAGTGAGGTTTTAAACCAATTCAGTTCAATTGGCATAAAAGCTGTCTGGACGCTTTTACTTCAGATGCCTGAGGCGAATAAGTTTTCCTTGCTACATGACCACATTCCAGTTATTTCAGGCCTAGCTGGGCATAAAAATTCCAAAGCTATAGCATCTCCACGGAATAGACTTCACTATTAGCAGCCTTTTATCACAGCAGTTCCAGCTCCTGCCTATCTCTCCTGAGAGCTGCACATAAAAACCTCCTAAACTGTATTGTTTGGATTTGTCCTCAGTGCTGGTGCTAAATGCCACTCTTCCTTGCATGTATATGCAAAGACATGGATACCTAGACATGCACACACCCTTGATGGGGTTAGTCAGGTAGGACATCAATTTTAATCTCTGGTGTTCAGGACAGAATTCATCAAATTTGGATTAAAACCAAACTGTGTCAAAAGTTGCTTTTTATTCCACACATTACTCCACATCAAAGTCAGCCTTTCCAGCTGCCTTTAGATAGTTTACTGTCTCAAGTGCAACAGATAAGCAATTTGGAATTGGAACGATGGACTATCCACACAGAGATTTTATACTTGACAGTAATCTCATGCAATTGCTCCAGCCAGAAGTACCTCTAAAAGCTGGAGACTCTGGAACCTCTAACTCACCATTTTTTCCCTCATATTTCATTAGTCATTCTCAAAATTTCTAACAGAACAAAACATCTGAGCTCAAATGATGTATTTACCACTTTAGGTTATACAGAGGACTGCTGTGCAAACCATACGTGCAATAAATAAGAACTAATTCATGTGATTCATGTATGAAAAGGCAAAAGCGTGGCACAGACTTTCCCAGTTGAGATGGGGCAGCGCTGCTCATATGGTGGTGCGAATACTAGTTACGTGCCAATACTTACGCTGCACTGTCACCTGAACAACACAGCTTTCTTGTCCAGCCTCGTTGGTGGCAATGCATTGGTATAACCCTGTGCTCATCTGTGTAAGATTCTTCAGGAGAACTTGCCCAGGATTAGAAATGtctgaaacaggaaaagcaaCACCGGGATTAATCAAAAAAGACTAAGAAACCTTAACAGTGGATAGGACACAGAAGCACAAATTGAACTTCCAGATCGAATCAGTTCAAGAACAATCAATGATGCCTCACAAAAGATCATTTGTCAACCTTCAGCCAAACACTAAACAAACTCCTCAGGCAATTCCTTGTTCAGGGTGGAGCACAGCACAACGTCCAGCTGCAGTAGTGAGAGGTACTGGTATACGGTTGCTATCACTGCCATCAAGCGATTCCCGTTTAAAAAGCAGGCACTTGACTGTACATGTGCATGTGCACGTGGGCGGTTATCTGGCTTTGAGTGTACCGAGAGCTCTAAGAGGAAATGACCTGACTTACTGACTCTTGATGTAGGCGGGAGATGTTCAGCTCTCTCATCTTCCTCATTTATGCGCTGCCATCGGTAGGAGATGGGTGCAGTGCCAGAGGCGGAACGGCACTGCAAGGACAGTTCCTTTCCTTCCAACAGCTCCCCTTCTAGCCAGCATTTGGGCTTGGAAGGTTTTTctagaagaaacagaagacaggtCATGCAAATACAGCAAACTATTTTCTCGGTGGAAAACCCTTTCTTTGGCAAAGTACGTAATTTAAGCAGCTTCCAAGAGCTGCCTTCTCTGGAATGCATTAAGGAATTACACACCAGTGATGTTTGTTAGGGGACTTTAGCTGCAACTGTGTACAACTTCATAGTGTAAGAAGTGGAGCTGGCTGGCTCAGAGATAGAAATGACACATTATAATACTCTGGGGCAGTCTGCCCCATGGATACTTGCATCAGTGGAGCTGTATCGCTGCATTCCTCTTCTAGGTACTATTTAGAGAACGTCCTTTCCCTCCCTCTacttctccatttcttcctcctccccacagcaTCTGGCAGGCCACAGCACTTCTTCCATGGGATGATAGTGTACGTGAAAAAGCCAACCAATAAACTGAAATCAGGGAAGAGGAATGCTAACCCCAGCAGCTTATTTGTCACCTCCACTGACTTGGATCAGTTTGGGGTCCTGGGACAcgaacccagagtcctcagcagGAGATCTGGACAGGGTGATTGCCAGCTAAGCTAGAATATCACTCTAGTTTGCGTGATGAGATCATAGAGATAGTTTGGAAAGAACAGTTCATATGATTTTGCAGGTGATTATACTTACCTCAGAACAGTTCTTTAGGCTCTTCCTGTGTCCTGTCCTTTGCCAAAAAATGCAAAGGCAGATATGGACAGTGAAACCTGATCGTGAGATGTCTTTGTATTTATACCCTGCTGAAATAAATCTCTCTACAGGAAATGAGTCTAGCgattttttctctttggaagaaCAATAAAATGATCTTACCTACAACCTTCAGGGTGATGCGAGCCCATTCGTACTGCCCAGCATTTTTAACCTTACATATGTACTTCCCCGCATCGCTGGACTGCAGGGATATGATCTGTAAGGATGCATCTCCAGCAAGGAAGTTGGATGTGAAGGAAACACGTCCTTTCTGTTCCTCATTCAGGTCATCATAAACACGGCCTCCAGAGTAAGTGATCACCTGAGGAGCAAAGACTGATCAGCCAGTTGTAATTTTACTTTCACACGGAACAACAAATCAAAGCATTTTCAGGAACTGCAGACTAAGGGTCTGCATGGTTAAGTGACTTGCCAAGGGTCACACAGGAAGCCTGTGGCAGGGTGGAAAATTAAACCTGGATTTCAAGTCTGAGACTGATACATAAACTGTATTTATGCTAGAGATTTATACTGCAGCATTTATACTAGTGTCAAAATAGACATCAGCTTATACCATAATATATATAAAAGCGGTCTTTAATTTTGGCTGGTTTTGGCTAGCTAATTTAAATTACTGCAGACCTGATTCTTATAAGTACTAaacaactgtattttttcctgaagccaAGGTTTCAAAAACAGCCTACAAAATCCAAGGTCATTTCTGAATACCTGAAGGGCAATTCTGAAGTTTATCCAATGATGACTGATTACATAAGAGTACTAGTTTAAAGAAAACTCGATTGCAACACAACCTGTTCCAATACAGCGTGTGTGAATATCAAATAACTTTTATACATTATAAATCTCTCTAAATAAGTCAGCTGTGTTTTCTAAACACTGCTTACTTCATCAGAATAATTTGCAAAGATCATCACAGAAGTCTCTTTAAATCAATACCTGCTGCTGATGTCAACATAGAAATAAGACGATTTTCTCAGCAGATGGCTGAACCTACCGCTTTTTGTACTGTTTCAGAAATGTGCAGCAGCCACTCAATATCCAGGCTCCCTTGCTCCAGGAGGCCCAGGCGGTGGTGACAGGGCAAAGTCACGTTTTCTTCAGCCACTCTCTTAAATTCAGTCTGAGCCTCGGACAGCCAAACAGAACAGGAAGCTGAAAGACAGATGCCAGTGGTCAGAAGCCAGGATTAAGGATGCATCTCTGCACTGACAAGTGTTGCTAGCTTAGGTTTCGCTGGATTCTTCCTCATTTGCTTTGCAGCATCAAAGAAAACCCAACAGCTTGGCTTCCTGGACAGATTGCAGCTGATTAAGAGGGACACCTATACATACATAGGCAGTTAGTTTCACACTAATATTTAAGCATGAAGAACAGATGGCTTCATATTCCAGAGCTGTCAATACTAAAGTCGCACCCACATCTTCTATGCACTCAAAATTTCAGATAACCTCCTTGGGTTTGCCTTCACCTTTTATTACATTAATAAGCAGTACTTCCACCCAGAAGACCTTCAGAGCCCACCGCTTTATTCCCATATCAGTCTGACAAGGCTCGGAGTCTCTTCCCTAACACTGGATGATGTTCGTTGCGTGCATTTCAGCACTGGAAATAAGAGACCAGCCTGAGAACAAGAGGGTTAACCTTAAGAAAGGCATGGTACAAGTAAGCTAGTGAAGCATCTTTGAATAGCAacgtcaaaaaaaaaatcataagttGTCAAAAACGGTTtgtcaggatttaaaaaaaaaaaagggggggggggaaattgctAAGCTGAACCACTAGAGGGAAGCAGAGCCTTCTAAATGTTAGCCAGTAAAACCCAAACCGCATATTAACTCCCTAAAACCTGGAGCAGGAGACAGTGCGCCGCCGCCGAAAAACATGATGTTCAACCAGCACCACATTAGTCACTGCATAACTCGCAGTTTCCTTCCGAGTTTCCTTCTGTACTGCATCCCTACTAAAACTGAACGAAATCAGGGGTCGATTCTTGGCTTTGCCCATCTCCAACTTTTGGTAACACATGGACTCACCATGGTAAATTCAAACTCAATTAAAACTGACCCAAAAAATCAGAGGTATGGAAAAATTACGGGCATTTAGGTCAGGGACCCCCAGGTCTGCTATGACACCAAATAAAATTTCCAACTAAGTTTCCATGGGGATTTCTGGGGCACAAACACCATCTGCCTTTTGTGTATGAATCTTCAGAGTGCAGTTGGGTTGTTCTTCAGTTTTGCTGTGCAAGAAGAAAgcctaaaagcattttttttcccctgtgaaatgATGCGAGATGAAATATCTTGCTTCTTGGACCAATTATTGTGAAACTGATGAAAACTCTGAGAGTTGGCAGCACTAGGAAGTCATATGTGTGATTGAACGCACAATCCTGTGATTACATAGCAAGATTACTGGCAAGAGCATAAGCTCTAGTTACATAGGCTAAATTTGTTCCTATAGCTTGTATTT
It contains:
- the CLMP gene encoding CXADR-like membrane protein, which produces MSALSILFLASCSVWLSEAQTEFKRVAEENVTLPCHHRLGLLEQGSLDIEWLLHISETVQKAVITYSGGRVYDDLNEEQKGRVSFTSNFLAGDASLQIISLQSSDAGKYICKVKNAGQYEWARITLKVVEKPSKPKCWLEGELLEGKELSLQCRSASGTAPISYRWQRINEEDERAEHLPPTSRVNISNPGQVLLKNLTQMSTGLYQCIATNEAGQESCVVQVTVQHAQNIGMITGAVCGVVVGLSLLFLVVRLTIRRKEKKRYEEEEAPNEIREDAEAPKAHLVKPSSSSSGSRSSRSGSSSTRSTANSASRSQRTLSTEATPHLTPPQYSQRETEGKEIEPKKVDYTNLMKMGATLVMVPAQSRAFQTV